The Methylomicrobium agile genome has a segment encoding these proteins:
- the lnt gene encoding apolipoprotein N-acyltransferase — MSTFPKNRISSANSLWDVLSFAAGIAYTLAFAPFDLYLTVFPALAYLFWTCMPLTPKRGLLRGYLFGLGQFGLGVSWVYVSVHDYGGGGVFGSLLIAGLFVGFWSAFPAIAVYMTAKLPGKQSGRLIFYPLVWILIEYLRGKIVLEGFPWLQIAYSQLDAPLAGYIPLIGAYGTGLLGAVSAALLTGIFIRPKSALYLLIGIMSIWFGGGVLKTAEWTRPYGEPLKVTLIQGNISQDKKWLPETRVSTILQYIRMTEAHWDSQVIVWPESAVPAYLPDVYEPFLKPLHQSAKAHQADLIVSVPSYGDAEGEKYNSVITLGRNEGIYRKVHLLPFGEYMPWQPVSGWILEHFNLRLSHFTPGSADQPLLRAGGYPFITSICYEDAFSENALRGLQDAAYLVNATNDAWFGDSIEPHQHLQNARMRALETGRYLLRSTNTGVTAIVSPDGRILKQAPLFTTTALTGTIRPMTGLTPYAWIGDRPVVAFIAALLFLILLLTRSDKMRLFRIDEKCPI; from the coding sequence GTGAGCACCTTTCCAAAAAACCGTATATCATCCGCTAACAGTCTTTGGGACGTTCTATCGTTCGCTGCAGGCATTGCCTATACCCTAGCATTTGCGCCTTTCGATTTATATCTTACCGTTTTTCCCGCGCTGGCGTATTTGTTCTGGACCTGTATGCCGCTTACGCCGAAGCGTGGGTTACTGAGAGGCTATTTGTTCGGGCTTGGACAGTTCGGTTTAGGTGTTTCCTGGGTCTACGTCAGCGTTCATGATTATGGCGGAGGTGGCGTATTCGGCTCACTTCTCATAGCCGGCCTTTTTGTCGGATTTTGGTCTGCGTTTCCCGCTATTGCCGTTTACATGACGGCAAAGCTGCCGGGAAAACAATCCGGCCGTTTGATTTTCTATCCTCTGGTTTGGATATTGATCGAGTATCTGCGGGGAAAAATTGTATTGGAAGGCTTCCCTTGGCTGCAGATTGCCTATTCGCAATTGGATGCGCCTTTAGCAGGCTATATTCCGCTGATCGGCGCCTATGGGACGGGGCTGCTTGGTGCTGTATCGGCCGCCTTGCTCACTGGGATATTCATCCGTCCTAAATCCGCCTTATATCTATTGATCGGTATTATGAGCATATGGTTTGGCGGCGGAGTTTTGAAAACTGCCGAATGGACTCGCCCTTACGGTGAGCCGCTCAAAGTGACGCTGATCCAAGGCAATATTTCGCAGGATAAAAAATGGTTGCCGGAAACCCGCGTCAGCACGATTCTGCAATATATCCGAATGACCGAGGCGCATTGGGACTCGCAAGTGATCGTCTGGCCGGAATCTGCAGTACCTGCTTATTTGCCGGATGTTTACGAGCCTTTTCTGAAGCCTCTGCATCAGAGCGCGAAAGCCCACCAGGCCGATTTGATCGTCAGCGTACCCTCCTATGGCGATGCGGAAGGAGAGAAATATAATTCGGTCATCACCTTGGGTCGGAATGAAGGCATTTACCGGAAGGTGCATTTGCTGCCTTTCGGGGAATACATGCCGTGGCAGCCGGTTTCTGGCTGGATACTTGAACATTTCAATTTGCGGCTGAGCCATTTTACTCCCGGAAGTGCCGATCAGCCGTTGCTGCGAGCCGGCGGCTATCCCTTCATTACTTCGATTTGTTATGAAGACGCGTTTTCGGAAAATGCTCTGCGTGGGCTCCAGGATGCGGCCTATCTGGTCAACGCGACCAACGACGCCTGGTTCGGCGATTCGATCGAACCGCACCAGCATTTGCAAAACGCACGGATGCGAGCATTGGAAACCGGGCGTTACCTGCTGCGTTCGACTAACACCGGTGTGACCGCAATCGTATCTCCAGACGGGCGAATACTGAAGCAGGCCCCTCTATTTACCACAACCGCATTGACGGGCACGATCAGACCGATGACCGGATTGACGCCTTATGCGTGGATAGGGGATAGGCCGGTCGTGGCATTTATAGCGGCGCTATTGTTTTTGATTTTACTGCTGACTCGTTCGGACAAAATGAGGTTATTTCGTATCGACGAAAAATGCCCGATATAA
- a CDS encoding septal ring lytic transglycosylase RlpA family protein, whose amino-acid sequence MASAAGYEEVGTASWYGSESGNRTATGSRFRSQRLTAAHKTLPLPCKVRVTNLHNGRSVDVLVNDRGPFKKGRLIDLSQAAARRIGIRGLAKVKVEYLSSLE is encoded by the coding sequence ATGGCTTCGGCAGCGGGTTATGAAGAGGTCGGCACGGCTTCCTGGTACGGCTCGGAATCGGGAAACCGGACCGCGACCGGGTCGCGGTTCAGGTCGCAACGCTTGACGGCCGCACACAAAACCTTGCCGCTGCCCTGCAAAGTCAGGGTGACTAATCTCCATAACGGCCGTTCGGTCGACGTGCTGGTTAATGACAGAGGCCCTTTTAAAAAGGGAAGGCTGATCGATTTGTCGCAGGCTGCGGCGAGGAGAATCGGGATACGCGGACTTGCTAAAGTCAAGGTCGAGTACCTGAGCAGTCTGGAATGA
- the lspA gene encoding signal peptidase II, which produces MLKWLWLTLLAVLLDQGSKLAIDASMHLYESIPLIPYLNLTYVHNTGAAFSFLSEAGGWQRWFFSGLALVIGIGITVWLARLHKHETLLAAALSLILGGAIGNLIDRVAYGYVIDFIDVYYGNSHFPFFNIADAAINLGVFLMLAESFGWFGAARKV; this is translated from the coding sequence ATGTTGAAATGGCTCTGGTTAACCTTGTTGGCTGTCCTGCTCGACCAGGGCAGCAAGCTGGCGATCGACGCCTCGATGCATTTATATGAATCGATTCCGCTGATACCGTATCTGAATCTGACCTATGTGCATAACACCGGGGCGGCGTTCAGCTTTTTAAGCGAGGCGGGCGGCTGGCAGCGCTGGTTTTTTTCGGGGCTCGCGCTGGTCATCGGCATCGGGATCACGGTATGGCTCGCCAGACTGCACAAGCACGAAACGCTGCTCGCGGCGGCGCTGTCGCTGATCCTCGGGGGCGCGATCGGCAATCTGATCGACCGGGTTGCCTACGGTTATGTGATCGACTTTATCGATGTGTATTACGGAAATTCGCACTTTCCGTTTTTCAATATCGCCGATGCGGCAATCAATCTGGGCGTGTTTCTGATGCTGGCCGAATCGTTCGGCTGGTTCGGTGCGGCCAGAAAAGTTTAG
- the ileS gene encoding isoleucine--tRNA ligase, producing MTMDYKKTLNLPTTAFPMKANLAQREPERLKIWNESKLYQKIRAAAAGRPKFVLHDGPPYANGEIHIGHAVNKVLKDFIVKSKTLAGYDAPYVPGWDCHGLPIELMVEKKVGKAGVKVAPAVFRKACREYAGKQVALQKEAFVRLGILGDWDNPYLTMDFAFEADIVRSLGKIAANGHIAHGAKPVHWCTDCGSALAEAEVEYEDKHSPAIDVRFEAVDPVAFLANCHHVSEGEGPLSVVIWTTTPWTLPANQAVALNPELDYAVVQCEKGGIKERLVIAEALLKDAMSRYNIDDFRVIAYCKGSALEHQALHHPFYRRQVPVILGDHVTTDAGTGAVHTAPGHGQEDYVAGLRYDLPVDNPVGADGVFLPNTELFAGEHVFKANEHVIEVLETNGKLLHHHAIEHSYPHCWRHKTPIIFRATPQWFISMEKKHLRETALAEVKRVAWIPDWGQARIESMLNGRPDWCISRQRTWGVPITFFVHKESGELHPRTVELIEPIAKRIEERGIDAWFDLEPAELLGDEAAYYDKITDTLDVWFDSGVTHACVLERREQLRFPADLYLEGSDQHRGWFQSSLLASTAMNDATPYKAVLTHGFTVDAEGKKMSKSKGNVVAPQAVMKDLGADILRLWVASADYRGEMNVSAEILNRTADGYRRLRNTARFLLSNLNDFDPAQHLVETGSLLALDRWVMDRAWQLQEEVKAAYEAYQFQSIFQKVHHFCVIDLGGFYLDVIKDRQYTAKTDGLARRSAQTAMYHVLEALVRWLAPIISYTADEIWHFMPGKRSESVFLETWYDGLAQLDADAAISRDTWQKVMAVRTAVSKELEKSRAKGDIGASLNAEVELYCNSDYFQALKLLGEELRFVLITSGASVMAEQADDPTDAASTDIPGVRIKVNVSEYPKCVRCWHQRADVGIAPEHPELCGRCVENVAGAGETRQFA from the coding sequence ATGACTATGGACTATAAAAAAACGCTTAATTTACCGACGACCGCTTTCCCGATGAAAGCGAACCTGGCACAGCGCGAACCGGAACGGTTGAAAATCTGGAACGAATCCAAACTGTATCAAAAGATCCGCGCAGCGGCGGCCGGACGCCCCAAATTCGTCCTGCATGACGGCCCGCCCTATGCGAATGGCGAAATCCATATCGGCCATGCGGTGAACAAAGTATTGAAGGACTTCATCGTGAAGTCGAAAACGCTGGCCGGCTACGATGCGCCGTATGTGCCCGGCTGGGATTGCCACGGCCTGCCGATCGAGTTGATGGTCGAAAAGAAAGTCGGCAAGGCCGGCGTCAAGGTTGCCCCGGCGGTGTTCCGTAAAGCCTGCCGCGAGTATGCCGGCAAACAGGTCGCGCTGCAGAAAGAAGCCTTCGTCCGCCTTGGCATTCTCGGCGACTGGGACAATCCTTATCTGACGATGGACTTCGCATTCGAAGCGGACATCGTGCGTTCGCTCGGCAAGATCGCTGCAAACGGCCATATCGCGCACGGTGCGAAGCCGGTTCACTGGTGCACCGACTGCGGCTCCGCCCTAGCCGAAGCAGAGGTCGAATACGAAGACAAGCACTCGCCGGCAATCGACGTGCGCTTCGAAGCCGTGGATCCGGTCGCTTTTTTGGCCAATTGCCATCATGTCAGCGAAGGCGAAGGCCCCCTGTCGGTTGTGATCTGGACCACTACGCCGTGGACCCTGCCCGCAAACCAGGCCGTCGCATTGAATCCCGAACTGGATTATGCGGTCGTACAGTGCGAAAAAGGCGGCATCAAGGAGCGCTTGGTCATCGCCGAGGCGCTGCTGAAGGATGCGATGTCGCGCTATAACATCGACGACTTCCGGGTCATCGCCTATTGCAAAGGTTCCGCGCTCGAACACCAGGCATTGCATCACCCTTTCTACAGACGCCAGGTCCCTGTCATTCTCGGCGATCACGTAACGACCGACGCGGGTACCGGCGCGGTGCATACCGCCCCCGGCCACGGCCAGGAAGACTATGTTGCCGGCCTTCGCTACGATCTGCCGGTCGACAACCCTGTCGGCGCGGACGGCGTATTTTTGCCGAATACCGAACTGTTCGCGGGCGAGCATGTGTTCAAGGCCAACGAGCACGTGATCGAAGTGCTGGAGACGAACGGCAAGCTGCTGCATCACCATGCGATCGAGCACAGTTATCCGCATTGCTGGCGGCACAAGACGCCGATCATTTTCCGCGCGACGCCGCAATGGTTCATTTCGATGGAAAAGAAGCACCTTCGCGAAACCGCGCTGGCCGAAGTCAAACGCGTCGCCTGGATTCCGGACTGGGGCCAGGCGCGCATCGAAAGCATGCTGAACGGCCGCCCGGACTGGTGTATTTCCCGGCAGCGCACCTGGGGCGTACCGATCACCTTTTTCGTGCACAAAGAGAGCGGCGAATTGCACCCGCGCACAGTCGAATTGATCGAGCCGATCGCCAAACGGATCGAAGAACGCGGCATCGATGCCTGGTTTGATCTGGAACCGGCCGAATTACTCGGCGACGAAGCGGCGTATTACGACAAGATCACCGATACGCTGGACGTCTGGTTCGACTCCGGCGTAACGCATGCCTGCGTACTCGAACGGCGCGAGCAATTGAGATTTCCGGCCGATCTGTACCTGGAAGGCTCGGACCAGCATCGCGGGTGGTTCCAGTCGTCGCTTCTGGCCTCGACCGCGATGAATGATGCCACGCCGTACAAGGCGGTGCTGACGCACGGCTTTACGGTCGATGCGGAAGGCAAAAAAATGTCCAAATCGAAAGGCAACGTGGTCGCACCGCAAGCGGTGATGAAAGACCTCGGCGCGGACATCTTGCGACTATGGGTCGCCTCGGCCGATTACCGCGGCGAAATGAACGTTTCGGCTGAAATTTTGAATCGGACCGCCGACGGCTATCGGCGGCTGCGCAATACCGCCCGCTTCCTGCTGTCGAACCTGAACGATTTCGATCCGGCGCAGCATCTGGTCGAAACCGGCAGCCTGCTCGCGCTGGACCGCTGGGTGATGGATCGGGCCTGGCAATTGCAGGAAGAAGTGAAAGCCGCCTACGAGGCATATCAATTCCAATCGATTTTCCAGAAAGTGCATCACTTCTGCGTGATCGATCTCGGCGGCTTTTACCTGGACGTGATCAAGGACCGCCAGTACACCGCGAAAACCGACGGCCTGGCCCGGCGCTCCGCGCAAACGGCGATGTATCATGTGCTCGAAGCGCTGGTACGCTGGCTCGCCCCGATCATCAGCTACACAGCCGACGAAATCTGGCATTTCATGCCGGGCAAACGCAGCGAATCGGTGTTTCTCGAAACCTGGTACGACGGACTGGCCCAGCTCGACGCCGATGCGGCGATCAGCCGCGACACCTGGCAAAAAGTGATGGCCGTACGCACCGCAGTCAGCAAAGAACTTGAAAAAAGCCGCGCCAAAGGCGATATTGGCGCGTCGCTAAATGCCGAAGTTGAACTGTATTGCAACAGCGACTATTTCCAGGCGTTAAAGCTTTTGGGAGAGGAATTGCGTTTCGTGCTGATCACTTCCGGCGCTTCGGTAATGGCGGAGCAAGCCGACGACCCGACTGATGCAGCTTCGACCGACATTCCGGGAGTCCGTATCAAGGTTAATGTTTCTGAATATCCCAAATGCGTCCGTTGCTGGCATCAGCGTGCTGATGTAGGCATCGCTCCCGAGCATCCGGAACTTTGCGGACGTTGTGTCGAAAACGTTGCCGGTGCCGGCGAAACTCGCCAATTCGCGTGA
- the ribF gene encoding bifunctional riboflavin kinase/FAD synthetase, translating to MRVIRGLSHLESLEQGCVLTIGNFDGLHLGHRAVIDKLAAKGRAIGLPVAVMIFEPQPLEYFLGDNSPSRLMRLREKVLGFSTLPVDYLLIARFNRQFANLDAEKFIDDILAKKLNVKHLVIGDDFHFGKARRGNFAMLQDKGRQWGFTVEDTGSLSIEGLRVSSTLIRDALAAGNLAQAEQLLGHSYSVCGRIVHGEKRGRALGFPTANIKLHRKNTPLHGVFAVTMTGLGEGEIQGIANVGTRPTVDGGSKVVLETHLFNFDREIYGRYVEVHFKHKIRDEMRFHSLDKLQAQIEKDVALTQKIFADSNAYDYGL from the coding sequence ATGCGTGTCATTAGAGGCCTATCCCATCTGGAATCCCTCGAGCAGGGCTGCGTGCTGACGATCGGTAATTTCGACGGCTTGCACCTGGGGCATCGCGCGGTAATCGACAAACTTGCCGCAAAAGGCCGAGCCATTGGGCTTCCGGTCGCCGTGATGATTTTTGAACCGCAGCCCTTGGAATATTTTCTCGGCGACAACTCGCCATCGCGGCTGATGCGCCTGCGCGAAAAAGTGCTCGGCTTTTCGACATTGCCGGTCGATTATTTGCTGATTGCCCGCTTCAATCGGCAATTTGCCAACCTGGATGCCGAAAAATTCATCGATGACATCCTGGCCAAAAAGCTGAACGTAAAACATCTGGTGATCGGCGACGATTTTCATTTCGGCAAGGCCCGGCGCGGCAATTTTGCGATGCTGCAAGATAAGGGCCGGCAATGGGGATTTACGGTCGAGGACACCGGTTCGCTCTCCATCGAAGGCCTTCGCGTCAGCAGTACACTGATCCGGGATGCGTTGGCGGCCGGCAATCTCGCGCAGGCCGAACAATTACTGGGCCACAGCTATTCGGTCTGCGGCCGGATCGTGCACGGCGAGAAACGCGGCCGGGCCCTGGGTTTTCCGACCGCCAACATCAAGCTGCACCGAAAGAATACGCCACTTCACGGCGTGTTTGCGGTAACGATGACCGGCCTCGGCGAAGGTGAGATCCAGGGCATCGCGAACGTCGGCACGCGGCCGACCGTCGACGGCGGCTCGAAAGTGGTCCTGGAAACCCATTTGTTCAATTTTGACCGGGAAATTTACGGACGTTATGTGGAAGTGCATTTCAAGCACAAAATCCGCGACGAAATGCGTTTCCATTCCCTTGATAAATTACAAGCCCAGATCGAGAAAGATGTGGCTCTAACCCAAAAGATTTTTGCCGATTCAAACGCTTATGACTATGGACTATAA
- a CDS encoding SPFH domain-containing protein, whose product MGGFGIFVLALLVLAVLGVFLAVKSVPQGMEYTIERFGRYTNTLTPGLNIIVPLVDRVGRKMIMMEQVLDVPSQEVITKDNAMVTVDGVVFYQVMDAAKAAYEVSNLEWAILNLVMTNIRTVMGSMDLDELLSRRDDINARLLTVVDDATTPWGIKATRIEIKDIAPPKDLVEAMGKQMKAERLKRASILEAEGLRQSEILRAEGAQQAAVLEAEGRKEAAYRDADARERLAQAEARATLMVSEAIGKGDLNAINYFVAQKYIEALQNVAAADNSKLILMPLEASSVIGAIGGITELAKEAMAKNAKSA is encoded by the coding sequence ATGGGCGGTTTCGGGATTTTTGTCTTAGCGTTATTGGTTCTCGCCGTATTAGGCGTGTTTTTGGCGGTCAAATCGGTTCCGCAGGGGATGGAATATACAATCGAGCGATTCGGCCGCTACACCAATACATTGACACCCGGATTGAACATCATCGTCCCGCTGGTCGACCGGGTCGGCCGCAAAATGATCATGATGGAGCAGGTGCTGGATGTGCCGTCGCAGGAAGTGATCACGAAAGACAACGCGATGGTCACCGTCGACGGCGTCGTGTTCTATCAGGTGATGGACGCTGCTAAAGCCGCCTATGAAGTCAGCAATCTCGAGTGGGCAATCCTGAATCTGGTGATGACCAATATCCGGACCGTGATGGGCTCGATGGATCTGGATGAGCTATTGTCCCGCCGCGACGACATCAACGCGCGCCTGCTGACGGTCGTCGACGATGCGACGACGCCGTGGGGTATCAAGGCGACCCGTATCGAAATCAAAGACATCGCGCCGCCGAAGGATCTGGTCGAAGCGATGGGCAAGCAGATGAAAGCGGAACGGCTAAAACGCGCTTCGATTTTAGAAGCGGAAGGCCTTAGGCAATCCGAGATCCTGCGTGCGGAAGGCGCCCAGCAGGCAGCGGTTCTGGAAGCCGAAGGCCGCAAGGAAGCTGCCTATCGCGACGCGGATGCCCGCGAACGTCTGGCGCAGGCCGAGGCCCGGGCTACGCTGATGGTGTCCGAAGCGATCGGCAAGGGCGACCTGAACGCGATCAATTATTTCGTCGCACAAAAATACATTGAGGCGCTGCAAAACGTCGCTGCCGCGGATAACAGCAAACTGATCCTGATGCCGCTGGAGGCCTCGAGCGTGATCGGCGCAATTGGCGGGATTACCGAACTGGCGAAGGAAGCGATGGCCAAGAATGCCAAAAGCGCATAG
- a CDS encoding NfeD family protein: MEFDFVFWYWWILALILLVVELVAPGFFFLWMSAAGFVTGCLVLLFPATPENFQIFEFSVLSILAIAAWRFYVKKHPIESDRPLLNKRGAQYIGRVFNLYAPIENGQGKIKVDDTIWKVHGPDCPVDAKVRVVSVNGTVFEVEKVEHG; the protein is encoded by the coding sequence ATGGAATTCGACTTTGTCTTCTGGTACTGGTGGATATTGGCGTTGATTCTTCTGGTCGTCGAACTGGTTGCGCCCGGCTTCTTTTTCCTGTGGATGTCGGCAGCAGGCTTTGTGACCGGCTGCCTGGTTCTGCTGTTTCCGGCGACACCGGAAAATTTTCAGATTTTCGAATTTTCGGTACTGTCGATCCTGGCGATTGCGGCCTGGCGGTTTTATGTCAAGAAACACCCGATCGAAAGTGACCGGCCGCTGTTGAACAAGCGTGGCGCCCAGTATATCGGCCGAGTGTTCAATCTGTACGCGCCAATCGAGAACGGGCAGGGCAAGATCAAGGTGGACGACACGATCTGGAAAGTACACGGGCCCGATTGTCCGGTTGACGCGAAAGTCCGGGTGGTTTCGGTCAACGGTACAGTGTTTGAAGTCGAAAAAGTAGAACATGGCTAA
- a CDS encoding type I secretion system permease/ATPase codes for MNIVKTDLEKALNLCKGAFLSAAGFSLLINFLMIAPSIYMLQVYDRVVTTGNMTTLLMLTLIVLLLFITMASLEWVRSQILVRVSTRLEMLLNTRLFRVAFKQALFTGGRQATTQALDDLTGLRQFLTGNGLFAFFDVPWMPVYLALLFVFHPWFGWFSVATAILLSLVAVATEKATSKTLSDANNVAIATRAQLSKNLRNAEVIESMGMLGNLHRRWMEGAVKVLNLQAVASSRAGLLAALSKIIRMSSQSLILGLGAYLTIEREISPGLMIAGSILMGRALAPIDLMIGTWKGFISARGQYKRLNEILQQIPPEKEQMQLPDPQGRIQFENTVVIPPGGKVPAIKGLNLVIEKGDIIGVIGPSGAGKSTLARAVLGIWPTANGVIRLDGAEVFNWEREHIGRFIGYLPQDIELFEGSISENIARFGEIIPEKVVEAAKMADVHDMILRLPEGYDTVIGATGGNLSGGQRQRIGLARALYGNPVLVVLDEPNSNLDEQGESALEKALLQLKQKQTTVIIITHRNNVLSKVDKMMILNDGALVVYGPKTQVIEYLQQQQKQQRPVASLA; via the coding sequence ATGAATATCGTCAAAACCGATCTGGAAAAGGCTCTAAATCTTTGCAAAGGAGCATTTTTGTCCGCGGCTGGTTTTAGTCTATTGATTAATTTCTTAATGATTGCTCCCTCGATTTATATGCTGCAAGTGTATGATCGAGTGGTCACAACCGGAAATATGACAACATTACTGATGTTGACATTAATTGTGTTGTTGTTATTTATCACGATGGCCTCTTTGGAGTGGGTGCGCTCCCAAATACTCGTAAGAGTCAGTACGCGCTTGGAAATGCTGCTGAATACACGATTATTTCGCGTTGCTTTCAAACAAGCCTTATTTACGGGGGGGAGGCAGGCTACGACCCAGGCGCTCGATGATTTGACCGGTTTGCGCCAATTTCTCACAGGCAATGGGCTTTTTGCGTTTTTTGATGTACCTTGGATGCCGGTTTATCTGGCTCTGCTGTTTGTATTCCATCCTTGGTTCGGATGGTTTTCCGTAGCTACCGCAATATTGCTTAGTTTGGTTGCTGTTGCGACCGAAAAAGCAACGAGTAAAACGTTGAGCGATGCAAATAATGTCGCCATTGCCACTCGGGCCCAATTAAGCAAAAACTTACGTAATGCCGAAGTAATCGAATCAATGGGCATGTTAGGTAATTTGCACCGGCGCTGGATGGAGGGGGCTGTAAAAGTTTTGAATTTGCAGGCCGTGGCCAGCTCGCGGGCAGGGCTATTGGCTGCGTTGTCAAAGATCATCCGTATGTCTTCACAATCGCTGATTTTGGGATTGGGTGCTTATTTGACGATCGAACGCGAGATTTCTCCAGGCCTGATGATTGCCGGTTCCATCCTAATGGGTAGGGCCTTGGCTCCTATTGATTTAATGATTGGGACCTGGAAAGGCTTTATTAGTGCTCGCGGCCAGTACAAACGGTTGAATGAAATTTTACAGCAAATTCCTCCCGAAAAGGAGCAAATGCAGCTTCCCGATCCTCAAGGACGCATTCAATTCGAAAATACCGTTGTCATTCCGCCGGGCGGTAAAGTACCCGCTATAAAGGGGCTCAATCTGGTGATCGAGAAAGGAGACATCATTGGCGTAATAGGGCCCAGCGGAGCTGGTAAATCGACATTGGCGCGGGCGGTATTAGGTATTTGGCCGACCGCTAACGGAGTGATTCGATTGGATGGTGCGGAGGTTTTCAATTGGGAGCGCGAACATATCGGCCGGTTCATTGGCTACTTGCCTCAGGATATAGAGTTATTTGAAGGCAGTATCAGCGAAAATATCGCTCGTTTTGGCGAAATTATTCCGGAAAAAGTTGTTGAAGCCGCAAAAATGGCTGATGTGCACGATATGATTTTACGCCTGCCGGAAGGCTATGATACTGTTATTGGCGCGACGGGCGGAAACTTGTCGGGAGGCCAGCGGCAAAGAATAGGTTTGGCGCGGGCTTTGTATGGCAATCCGGTTTTGGTTGTTCTCGACGAACCGAATTCCAACCTGGATGAACAGGGCGAAAGCGCCCTCGAAAAGGCTTTGTTGCAGCTCAAACAAAAGCAGACAACAGTAATTATCATCACGCACCGAAATAATGTCCTGTCCAAAGTTGACAAAATGATGATCCTGAATGACGGTGCGCTAGTTGTTTACGGGCCGAAGACGCAGGTTATCGAATATCTGCAGCAACAGCAAAAGCAACAACGGCCCGTAGCGTCCCTAGCTTAA
- a CDS encoding HlyD family type I secretion periplasmic adaptor subunit: MTQNTRGNISSPDLHTNDWSIRLIGTVIVILTFGIFGGWAFLAPIDSSALAPGVVVVKSHRKTVQHLDGGIVARILAKDGDLVNEGDPLLILDDTQLKAQMEIARSQFISLAAQAARLRAEKDQLNQIAFPDELKDDSDQKVTEAKKAEINVFKSRKTTHDGEVAVLRERISQISSKIKGLQAQVESKKVLVDSFGEEIHDLKELLAEGYADKLRLRDMERSHAMQNGEIALLNAEIATNQMLISETRLQIMQIQKKFQEEVASKLSEVQAQLNDVNERLSATKDKLDRIIIKAPVSGMVMGLSVHTQNGVISPGHAILDIVPRDAELIIEAQVSPNDIDRVSVGLHAEVRFSAFKQSQTPKMDGTVIQLSADRFVDDQSGTPYYQARVELTPESRKKLGKLQLVPGMPAEVLINTGERTLFEYLAQPATNAFARAFIED; this comes from the coding sequence ATGACACAAAATACTAGGGGCAATATATCGTCCCCGGATTTGCACACTAATGACTGGTCGATACGGCTCATCGGTACAGTAATAGTGATACTGACATTCGGCATCTTTGGCGGATGGGCATTTTTGGCGCCGATTGATAGTTCCGCATTGGCACCCGGGGTTGTTGTTGTAAAGTCGCATAGAAAAACCGTGCAACACCTGGACGGGGGAATTGTTGCCAGAATACTGGCCAAAGACGGAGATTTGGTCAACGAAGGCGATCCATTATTGATTCTTGACGATACGCAGCTAAAAGCCCAAATGGAAATTGCGCGTAGCCAGTTCATTAGTTTGGCTGCGCAGGCGGCTCGGTTGCGTGCGGAAAAAGATCAACTCAATCAGATCGCTTTTCCTGACGAGCTGAAAGATGACAGTGACCAAAAGGTAACTGAAGCCAAAAAGGCTGAAATCAATGTTTTTAAATCCAGAAAAACCACCCATGACGGCGAGGTGGCGGTACTGAGAGAAAGGATCAGCCAGATATCCAGCAAAATAAAAGGCTTGCAAGCCCAAGTCGAAAGCAAGAAGGTCCTGGTCGATTCGTTTGGTGAAGAAATTCATGATTTAAAAGAATTATTGGCGGAAGGATATGCCGATAAATTACGCTTGCGAGACATGGAGCGTAGTCATGCGATGCAAAATGGTGAAATCGCCCTACTGAATGCGGAAATCGCTACCAATCAGATGTTGATCAGCGAAACTCGCCTGCAGATTATGCAGATACAAAAGAAATTTCAGGAAGAGGTTGCCAGCAAGCTTAGCGAAGTACAGGCGCAGCTGAACGATGTCAATGAGAGACTGTCCGCGACAAAAGACAAGCTTGACCGCATCATCATCAAGGCACCCGTCAGCGGCATGGTAATGGGCTTGTCGGTGCATACCCAGAACGGAGTCATATCGCCAGGCCATGCGATTCTCGATATCGTACCGAGAGATGCCGAGTTAATTATCGAGGCCCAAGTATCTCCTAATGATATCGATCGCGTTTCGGTTGGTCTGCATGCCGAGGTGCGTTTCAGCGCCTTCAAGCAATCGCAGACCCCGAAGATGGACGGCACCGTTATTCAATTATCGGCAGACCGGTTTGTGGACGATCAATCGGGCACGCCTTACTACCAGGCGCGTGTCGAACTGACTCCGGAAAGTCGGAAAAAGCTCGGCAAGCTTCAGCTGGTCCCGGGGATGCCGGCAGAGGTTCTGATCAATACGGGAGAAAGAACCTTGTTCGAATATTTGGCGCAGCCTGCAACCAATGCGTTCGCACGTGCATTTATCGAAGATTAA